The proteins below are encoded in one region of Streptomyces marianii:
- a CDS encoding recombinase family protein, translated as MIRARRWEQGLGNPRAGTKRMAHHHVEHILTNPRLVGYRTYHGEILTGDGGEPIKG; from the coding sequence ATGATCCGCGCCCGTCGGTGGGAACAGGGACTCGGCAACCCGCGTGCCGGCACCAAGCGCATGGCACACCACCACGTCGAGCACATCCTGACCAACCCTCGGCTTGTCGGGTACCGCACGTACCACGGCGAGATCCTGACCGGGGACGGCGGAGAACCCATCAAGGGCTAA